The sequence below is a genomic window from Bacteroidales bacterium.
CTGAACTTGCTTAACAGTATCTGACTTTGACACTTCTGGTTCTTTTACTAATTTTTCAGCTGGTTCTGATTTTTTGACCTCAATAACTTCTGCTTTTTTTTCAACGACCAATTTATCAGATTTTGATTCAGACTTATTTTTCTCAACTATAGAAATATCCGTTTTTTCATCACTTGCTTTATGAGTAATAATCGCCTCTGTTGACTTTTTTACAACTGTTTTGGAATCAATTTGTAAATTATCTTTACTATTATCATCCTTACCAATTGACACTTTTGGTTTGTTTAAATCATTATCAACAGCTGCCAAATTGCTTTTTTCTATAATTTGGCTCAATAAACTTTTAATTTCGTTAGATAAACTTGTTATTCTGGATTTAAGGATTTGTACCTCAATTTTACTTAAACAGTACCCCGGTTCAAGTATTTCTGCAATATCTTCTAAATCAGACAGATCTCGTAACAAAATGTTTTTTAGCGATTCTATTTGCATATTTCTAATTAATAAGTTATTTCTATATCAAATTTTTGCAAATTTAACGATGTTTAAGTCAATTAGCAAAACATAAAAGTACTACAAAAATGAGTTATTAGCTACACAATATTATATAATTACCATCAAAACTATAAAAAGTTAATTTACGATATTTGAATTATAATGTTTTTTAGCGATATTTGAGGGTTGTAAAATGTGAATTTTCAATTTTTTGAAATCAAAACAAAACAATATGGCTGCAAAGTTTTTCAGAAATCTAAATATCAACGGACAGATGTTGATATTTGTACTAGGGACTACAATGTTGATTTTTATACTTTCAATAGTGTACGTCAGCTACAGTTCACGGCATATGGCATATAACGAATCTGTAACATTGGTAAAAACCGTTTCTAAATCATCGGCTTTACAAGTAGAAAATGAGCTTAATAAAAGTATGGATGTAGTTCGAACAATGGCACAAATGTACAGTGTCTACAACTATTTACCTGAAGAACAGTGGAAAGGGTTATTCATTAAAATGTATAAAAATGTTTTTAAAGACAATTCACAATTTTATAAACTTTGGGACAGCTGGGAACTAAAAGCAATAGACTCAACATATACAAAAGATCACGGAAGATACGTAGTCACTTACTTTCGTGAAAACGGCAATATTAGACACCAAACAAATTTAAGAAGTTTGGAGGGAGACCCTACAATATATGCAAAAATCAAAAAAGAAACTACGGAATTGATATGGGAACCATACTGGGATCAGTTTTCCGAAGATGTTGGTACTAAAAAATTTATGACATCGCTTTCCGTACCGATGATAATTGGTGGGGAATATACTGGTATTGTAGCCGTAGATATCACTATGGATAAAATTCAGGAAGATGTTGAGAAAATAAAGCCTTTCGACGAGAGCTACGCTTTTCTCTTATCAGCAGAAGGAGTGTTTGTTAGCTATCCTGACAAAGAGTTTATTGGCAAAACTTTTGCCGCTCAAATGCCTGAAATAGAAAGCAAATACAATATTACCGATAAAATTAAACGTGGTGAGAATATAGATTTGGTGTTGCATGATCCGCTAACTGGCAAAAATGTTTTAATGGTTTTTAATCGTGTTCAAATAGGGAAAACCACCACACCTTGGTCAATTGCGATTACAGTTCCAATTGAAGTTATAATGAGCAAAGCAAATCGAGGTTTTGTAATCAGTATGATTGTTGCCCTGATAGGATTAATTATTCTGTTTGTAGTTATTTTTAGAATCTCTAGAAGCATCAGTAAATCAATGCAACACACTACACAATTGCTGAAAAAAATGTCTTTAGGAGAGATAGATTCAGTTGAACAACTAAAAACAAACAGAGCTGATGAAATTGGACAAATGACTGAATCCTTAAATAAACTTATAGAAGGATTAAACAGAACTGCTCACTTTGCAAAAGAGATCGGAAAGGGTAATTTAGAACAGGAATTTCAGCCTTTAGGAAATGGTGATGTTCTTGGCAACGCACTTTTAGATATGCGAAAAAGCCTAAAAACAGCTGCAGAAGAAGAAGAAAAACGAAAAGAAGAAGGCGAAAAACAAAGATGGGCAACGGAGGGTCTTGCAAAATTTGGCGAAATTTTAAGAAATAACAGTAACGATTTGAAAAAACTCTCGTTCCAACTAATGTCAAACCTTGTCAACTACCTAGAAGCAAATCAAGGTGCCTTATTTGTTATAAACGACGATAATGAAGAAGATGTTTATTTTGAAATAACAAGCGCAATTGCCTATAATCGTGAAAAGCTTGTAAAAAAACGTATAAAAATTGGTGAAGATTTAGTTGGTCGTTGTGCTCACGAGCGCATGACAATTTATATGACCGATATTCCTGAAGATTATATTGAAATAACCTCAGGAATGGGAACAGCAAACCCAAGATGTTTAGTTTTAGTGCCCGTTTTGCTGAATGATGAAGTGTACGGAATAATTGAAATTGCATCATTCAAAAACATTGAAAAGCATCAAATAGAATTCCTTGAAAAGATTGGTGAGAGCGTGGCTTCAACAATCTCGAGTGTTCGTGTAAACGAAAAAACGCAAAAGCTCCTTCTTCAATCACAACAACAGCGTGAAGAGCTTTCTGCACAAGAGGAGGAAATGCGTCAAAACCTTGAAGAATTACAAGCCACGCAAGAAGAATCTCTACGAAAAGAGTTTGAAATGCGCGGTTTAGTTAGGGCATTAAGTACTTCCACGTGTACAGTAGAATATGATCTTGACGGCAGGATAACGTCAGTTAATGAGGGTATGGCACAGCTTTTAGGAGTAAATCCAGATCAAATTGTTGGAGCATACCATAAAGACGGTTCCGATTTCAAAAACCTTACTCCAGAAGAATACGAGATTTTCTGGAGTAGTTTAAAAAACGGTGTTACCCAAAAAAGGGTCACACACTTCGTACACAATGGACGAGATATATATCTATCTGAAACGTACACCCCAATACTCAATGACGACGATGTGCCATATAAAATTTTAAAAATTGGTTTTGAAATAACCGATTTGCAGAAAAGAGATTTTGAAGCCAAAAAGTCAGAAAAAGAGATAATCAAATTAAAAAATGAAATTGAAACACAAAGCGAACTAATTGAAAAATTAGAAAATGAAGTCGAGGAATTAAAACAATCTGTGGATAATCAAGTAGATGCCAAACCCGATAAAGATACTCAAGAAACAAATGCCAAAGACAAAGGCAAACTTGCTCCTTTAGTTCCAGAAGGAGAACCTTTTATTGAAAAATCACCAGAATTAGAGACTGGAATAAACGAAATAGACGAACAACACAGTCGCATTATAACATTGGTCAACCAACTTTATGAAGCATTTATCGCTGAACGTTCCAAAAAAGAGATAAGAGAAATAATTAAAAATTTATCGGATTTTTCGTCATATCATTTCAACACAGAAGAGCGATACTTTAAACAGTTTGGTTATGAAAAAGCTTCTGAACATCAGCAAAGTCATAATTTATTTACTGACGAGCTAGCTAAGTTCAGAAAAGCTTATCAAGCCGGAAAATCTTTTGATATAAAAGAATTTATGTTATTCTTGCAAAACTGGATATTAAAGCACTTTAGCACAGATGATCAGGATTTTGTTGAGTTATTTATCCAAAACGGTC
It includes:
- a CDS encoding bacteriohemerythrin, with the protein product MAAKFFRNLNINGQMLIFVLGTTMLIFILSIVYVSYSSRHMAYNESVTLVKTVSKSSALQVENELNKSMDVVRTMAQMYSVYNYLPEEQWKGLFIKMYKNVFKDNSQFYKLWDSWELKAIDSTYTKDHGRYVVTYFRENGNIRHQTNLRSLEGDPTIYAKIKKETTELIWEPYWDQFSEDVGTKKFMTSLSVPMIIGGEYTGIVAVDITMDKIQEDVEKIKPFDESYAFLLSAEGVFVSYPDKEFIGKTFAAQMPEIESKYNITDKIKRGENIDLVLHDPLTGKNVLMVFNRVQIGKTTTPWSIAITVPIEVIMSKANRGFVISMIVALIGLIILFVVIFRISRSISKSMQHTTQLLKKMSLGEIDSVEQLKTNRADEIGQMTESLNKLIEGLNRTAHFAKEIGKGNLEQEFQPLGNGDVLGNALLDMRKSLKTAAEEEEKRKEEGEKQRWATEGLAKFGEILRNNSNDLKKLSFQLMSNLVNYLEANQGALFVINDDNEEDVYFEITSAIAYNREKLVKKRIKIGEDLVGRCAHERMTIYMTDIPEDYIEITSGMGTANPRCLVLVPVLLNDEVYGIIEIASFKNIEKHQIEFLEKIGESVASTISSVRVNEKTQKLLLQSQQQREELSAQEEEMRQNLEELQATQEESLRKEFEMRGLVRALSTSTCTVEYDLDGRITSVNEGMAQLLGVNPDQIVGAYHKDGSDFKNLTPEEYEIFWSSLKNGVTQKRVTHFVHNGRDIYLSETYTPILNDDDVPYKILKIGFEITDLQKRDFEAKKSEKEIIKLKNEIETQSELIEKLENEVEELKQSVDNQVDAKPDKDTQETNAKDKGKLAPLVPEGEPFIEKSPELETGINEIDEQHSRIITLVNQLYEAFIAERSKKEIREIIKNLSDFSSYHFNTEERYFKQFGYEKASEHQQSHNLFTDELAKFRKAYQAGKSFDIKEFMLFLQNWILKHFSTDDQDFVELFIQNGL